From the Amycolatopsis thermoflava N1165 genome, one window contains:
- a CDS encoding SDR family NAD(P)-dependent oxidoreductase, producing MQIKDTAAIVTGGASGLGGATAKALAERGAHVFALDLAAGIEKAEKVEGITYVEADVTDGDQVAAAVEQAAGGSVPLRVVVNCAGIGPSARILSKKGRHDLNLFRKVVEVNLIGTFNVTTLAAEAIAKTEPVEDGARGVVINTASVAAFDGQIGQVAYSASKGGVAGMTLPAARDLASHGIRVMTIAPGIIDTPMLATVSDEFRAGLAAGVPFPKRLGRPDEYAQLAVNIVEHDYLNGEVIRMDGSLRMAPR from the coding sequence ATGCAGATCAAGGACACCGCCGCGATCGTCACAGGTGGTGCGTCGGGGCTCGGTGGCGCGACGGCGAAGGCGCTCGCCGAGCGGGGCGCGCACGTGTTCGCGCTGGACCTCGCCGCCGGGATCGAGAAGGCGGAGAAGGTCGAGGGCATCACCTACGTCGAGGCCGACGTGACCGACGGTGACCAGGTCGCGGCCGCGGTGGAGCAGGCCGCGGGCGGGTCGGTGCCGCTGCGGGTCGTGGTGAACTGCGCCGGCATCGGGCCGTCCGCGCGGATCCTGTCCAAGAAGGGCAGGCACGACCTGAACCTGTTCCGCAAGGTCGTCGAGGTCAACCTGATCGGCACCTTCAACGTGACGACCCTGGCCGCCGAGGCGATCGCCAAGACCGAGCCCGTCGAGGACGGCGCCCGGGGTGTCGTCATCAACACCGCGTCGGTCGCCGCCTTCGACGGGCAGATCGGGCAGGTCGCCTACTCGGCGTCGAAGGGCGGTGTCGCCGGGATGACCCTGCCCGCGGCGCGTGACCTGGCCTCGCACGGCATCCGGGTCATGACGATCGCGCCGGGCATCATCGACACCCCGATGCTGGCCACGGTCTCCGACGAGTTCCGGGCCGGTCTGGCGGCGGGGGTGCCGTTCCCGAAGCGCCTCGGCCGGCCCGACGAGTACGCCCAGCTCGCGGTGAACATCGTCGAGCACGACTACCTCAACGGCGAGGTCATCCGCATGGACGGCTCGCTGCGGATGGCGCCGCGCTAG
- a CDS encoding erythromycin esterase family protein, which translates to MDIRELLAPDVDFLAFGEPAHLESAFARIRNELLAELAGAVTAIALETDRVAALAVNDYVQHGDGDLDTVMREGFSHRFGELDNNRRLIAWMREYNETAERPLAFHGFDVSTEMMNAPSPRTYLEHARDYLGLDHDIAALTGDDERWNRTEAVLKAAESPGATPEADRLRVIADDMLVTLHAGAPMLIAATSRAEWDRARIHLTAGLGLLRYHRQAAEPVDDSARWTRMSAFRDAMMAQNLLDIRDAERGPVLVFGQNRHLQRNESHMRLGPMDMNWSSAGAIVSSLVGERYRLIVGSLGSSKAIDLGEPGPETFEGRLQSRVDTWGLVPARELAAAETRTDTNPMQGYFPLDQATVDGADAILHVTAGTDTQALVLRA; encoded by the coding sequence ATGGACATTCGAGAACTACTCGCCCCGGACGTCGACTTCCTGGCCTTCGGCGAGCCCGCCCACCTGGAATCGGCCTTCGCCCGGATCCGCAACGAACTGTTGGCCGAGCTGGCCGGTGCGGTCACCGCGATCGCACTGGAGACCGACCGCGTCGCCGCGCTCGCGGTGAACGACTACGTCCAGCACGGCGACGGCGACCTGGACACGGTGATGCGTGAGGGCTTCTCGCACCGCTTCGGCGAGCTCGACAACAACCGGCGCCTGATCGCCTGGATGCGCGAGTACAACGAGACCGCCGAGCGGCCGCTCGCCTTCCACGGCTTCGACGTCTCCACGGAAATGATGAACGCGCCCAGCCCGCGCACCTACCTCGAGCACGCGCGGGACTACCTGGGCCTCGACCACGACATCGCGGCCCTCACCGGCGACGACGAGCGGTGGAACCGCACGGAGGCAGTGCTGAAGGCGGCCGAATCGCCCGGCGCGACGCCCGAGGCGGACCGGCTCCGCGTGATCGCCGACGACATGCTGGTCACCCTCCACGCCGGCGCGCCGATGCTGATCGCGGCGACCTCACGCGCCGAGTGGGACCGGGCGCGGATCCACCTCACCGCGGGCCTCGGCCTGCTGCGGTACCACCGCCAGGCCGCGGAACCGGTCGACGACAGCGCGCGCTGGACCCGGATGAGCGCGTTCCGCGACGCGATGATGGCCCAGAACCTGCTCGACATCCGGGACGCCGAGCGCGGCCCGGTCCTGGTGTTCGGCCAGAACCGGCACCTGCAGCGCAACGAGAGCCACATGCGGCTGGGCCCGATGGACATGAACTGGTCCAGCGCGGGCGCCATCGTTTCGTCGCTGGTTGGCGAGCGGTACCGGCTGATCGTCGGCAGCCTGGGCAGCAGCAAGGCGATCGACCTCGGCGAACCCGGGCCGGAGACGTTCGAGGGCCGGTTACAGAGCCGCGTCGACACGTGGGGTCTGGTGCCGGCGCGCGAGCTCGCTGCCGCGGAGACGCGCACCGACACCAACCCGATGCAGGGCTACTTCCCACTGGACCAGGCCACGGTCGACGGCGCCGACGCGATCCTGCACGTCACCGCCGGCACCGACACACAGGCCCTGGTGCTGCGCGCCTAG
- a CDS encoding DUF6474 family protein, whose product MARKKTKTPAETGITPKKAKNAVAVAKIVVPAVAPALAPLAVKAASAVRDAYDHYQARRLGVPIDQLSEFTGRGAHLLARIAGTSEALAEVRKAERASDDDVRFANDSQATLEQLTAAVRAAERMPGTRRKAAHHAVAAELERIEGQLLKRLGV is encoded by the coding sequence ATGGCTCGCAAGAAGACCAAGACGCCGGCCGAGACGGGCATCACGCCGAAGAAGGCCAAGAACGCGGTCGCCGTGGCGAAGATCGTGGTGCCCGCGGTGGCTCCCGCGCTGGCACCGCTCGCGGTCAAGGCGGCGAGCGCGGTCCGCGACGCCTACGACCACTACCAGGCGCGGCGCCTCGGGGTGCCGATCGACCAGCTCTCGGAGTTCACCGGCCGCGGCGCGCACCTGCTGGCGCGCATCGCCGGCACGTCCGAGGCGCTGGCCGAGGTGCGCAAGGCCGAACGCGCGAGCGACGACGACGTCCGATTCGCGAACGACTCGCAGGCGACGCTCGAACAGCTGACCGCCGCGGTCCGGGCCGCCGAGCGCATGCCCGGCACGCGCCGCAAGGCCGCGCACCACGCGGTGGCGGCCGAGCTGGAGCGGATCGAGGGCCAGCTGCTCAAGCGCCTCGGCGTCTAG
- a CDS encoding TM0106 family RecB-like putative nuclease, producing the protein MEPEVLLEAGAVSRCRRRVHLEHDPAMREVPLAPPDPSAEQRIADAAAHRAEIRDRLIAANPGASWVVVDRELPPPERAAATQQAMAQGADYIWGALLPADRAGHRRGGSELLVRAEGGYLPVLVVRHRITDPGAGAVTTPPHDLDPRHAIPDPARRVRSHPRDQMRLAHLRRMLEAHGMAADRLVGGVIGLDADVVLWHDLSAATWPNGRTALTEYDTRFADRLAIAGAARSGGPALAEPSRVLECRTCPWWPTCEAELTAMRDVSLVVRGEDAMELRRAGVSTVDKLAALDPDDEPPIIWTSGPFADAVALARAWLADLTMVRRVREVEVARADVEVDIDMESFGESGAYLWGCLLSGADIGVEQGYRAFVTWQPLPTGDEARSFTEFWTWLRDVRERTRAAGLTFRAYCYNAMAENRWLFGSVERFGDHPGMPAKAEIQSFVDSDEWVDLFRSVSDQFLCSRGKGLKVVAPVAGFTWRDPEAGGEASMRWYRQAVGMDGGEPDLTQRDRLLRYNEDDVRATHALREWMTTTANGIPFMGDL; encoded by the coding sequence ATGGAACCTGAGGTGCTGCTCGAGGCCGGCGCGGTGAGCCGTTGCCGTCGTCGTGTGCACCTCGAACACGACCCGGCGATGCGTGAGGTGCCGCTGGCCCCGCCGGACCCGTCGGCCGAGCAGCGGATCGCCGACGCGGCCGCGCACCGCGCCGAGATCCGCGACCGGCTGATCGCGGCCAACCCGGGCGCGAGCTGGGTGGTCGTCGACCGGGAGCTGCCGCCGCCGGAGCGGGCCGCCGCGACCCAGCAGGCGATGGCGCAGGGCGCCGACTACATCTGGGGCGCGCTGCTGCCCGCCGACCGGGCCGGCCACCGCCGCGGCGGGTCCGAGCTGCTGGTCCGCGCGGAGGGCGGGTACCTGCCGGTGCTGGTGGTGCGCCACCGCATCACCGACCCGGGCGCGGGCGCGGTCACCACGCCGCCGCACGACCTCGACCCGCGGCACGCGATCCCCGACCCGGCGCGCCGGGTCCGCTCGCACCCGCGCGACCAGATGCGGCTGGCCCACCTGCGCCGCATGCTGGAGGCGCACGGAATGGCGGCGGACCGGCTGGTCGGCGGTGTCATCGGCCTGGACGCCGACGTGGTGCTGTGGCACGACCTGTCCGCCGCGACCTGGCCGAACGGCCGCACGGCGCTGACCGAGTACGACACTCGCTTCGCCGACCGGCTGGCGATCGCCGGGGCCGCCCGCTCCGGCGGCCCCGCGCTGGCCGAGCCGTCCCGCGTGCTGGAGTGCCGCACCTGCCCGTGGTGGCCGACGTGCGAGGCGGAGCTGACCGCGATGCGGGACGTGAGCCTGGTCGTCCGCGGTGAGGACGCGATGGAGCTGCGCCGCGCCGGGGTCTCCACAGTGGACAAGCTCGCCGCGCTCGACCCGGACGACGAGCCGCCGATCATCTGGACGTCCGGGCCGTTCGCCGACGCTGTCGCCCTGGCCAGGGCGTGGCTCGCGGACCTGACGATGGTGCGCCGCGTCCGCGAGGTCGAGGTGGCGCGCGCGGACGTCGAGGTCGACATCGACATGGAGTCCTTCGGCGAGTCCGGCGCCTACCTGTGGGGATGCCTGCTCAGCGGCGCGGACATCGGGGTCGAGCAGGGCTACCGAGCGTTCGTGACCTGGCAGCCGCTGCCGACCGGGGACGAGGCGCGGTCGTTCACGGAGTTCTGGACCTGGCTGCGTGACGTCCGCGAGCGCACCCGCGCGGCCGGCCTCACGTTCCGGGCCTACTGCTACAACGCGATGGCCGAGAACCGCTGGCTCTTCGGCTCGGTCGAGCGGTTCGGCGACCACCCCGGCATGCCTGCCAAAGCCGAGATCCAGTCCTTTGTGGATTCGGATGAGTGGGTGGACCTGTTCCGCAGCGTGTCCGACCAGTTCCTGTGCTCCCGCGGCAAGGGGCTGAAGGTGGTCGCCCCGGTGGCCGGCTTCACTTGGCGCGACCCGGAAGCCGGGGGGGAGGCCTCGATGCGCTGGTACCGCCAGGCGGTAGGCATGGACGGCGGCGAGCCGGACCTGACCCAGCGCGACCGACTGCTGCGCTACAACGAGGACGACGTGCGAGCCACGCACGCCCTGCGCGAGTGGATGACCACGACCGCGAACGGCATCCCGTTCATGGGCGACCTATAG
- a CDS encoding UDP-glucose dehydrogenase family protein — protein sequence MSGARIVVIGTGYVGLTTGACLAALGHQVTCVDVDDVKVARLAAGRVDILEPGLEELVTRGLAARRLRFVVGSRAAVAGAEAVYLCVPTPMGAGGAADLRAVEAVIAEIADVLPAGCAVVTKSTVPVGTAQRIRALLGRDDVPVVANPEFLREGTAVADFMHPDRIVVGSDDEAAARRIADLYRDLSAPNVITDAASAELVKYAANCFLAMKLSYVNAIAELCERLGADIVSVTEGMGHDRRIGRSFLKPGPGWGGSCLPKDTHALVQVAESVGFDFSLLTAAIVENIAQRDRIVAKIAGAVGGSLAAARIGVLGLAFKAGTNDLRDSPALSVTSMLAAHGAEVTAYDPAVREALPGMTVVDDPYQVAKDADAIVVLTEWAEFTKLDWGYVADLMQGDGVVDTRNLLEPRTITDAGLSYVGLGRPRPARVALPG from the coding sequence ATGAGCGGAGCTCGCATCGTCGTGATCGGCACCGGATACGTCGGACTGACCACAGGGGCCTGCCTCGCCGCCCTCGGACACCAGGTGACCTGCGTGGACGTGGACGACGTCAAGGTGGCCCGGCTCGCCGCGGGACGGGTGGACATCCTGGAGCCCGGCCTGGAGGAACTGGTCACGCGCGGGCTCGCGGCGAGAAGGCTGCGGTTCGTCGTCGGGTCCCGCGCTGCGGTGGCCGGCGCGGAGGCCGTCTACCTGTGCGTGCCGACGCCGATGGGCGCGGGCGGCGCCGCCGACCTCCGCGCCGTCGAAGCGGTGATCGCCGAGATCGCCGACGTCCTGCCCGCCGGGTGCGCGGTGGTCACCAAGTCGACCGTCCCGGTCGGCACCGCCCAGCGCATCCGCGCCCTGCTCGGCCGCGACGACGTGCCGGTGGTCGCGAACCCCGAGTTCCTGCGCGAGGGCACCGCGGTCGCCGACTTCATGCACCCGGACCGGATCGTCGTCGGCTCCGACGACGAGGCCGCCGCGCGCCGCATCGCCGACCTCTACCGCGACCTGTCCGCGCCGAACGTCATCACCGATGCGGCCAGCGCGGAGCTGGTCAAGTACGCGGCCAACTGCTTCCTCGCGATGAAGCTGTCCTACGTCAACGCGATCGCCGAACTGTGCGAGCGGCTCGGCGCGGACATCGTGTCGGTGACCGAGGGGATGGGCCACGACCGTCGCATCGGCCGGTCGTTCCTCAAGCCCGGCCCTGGCTGGGGCGGCTCCTGCCTGCCCAAGGACACGCACGCGCTGGTGCAGGTCGCCGAGTCCGTCGGGTTCGACTTCTCGCTGCTCACCGCCGCGATCGTGGAGAACATCGCGCAGCGGGACCGGATCGTCGCGAAGATCGCCGGCGCGGTGGGCGGCAGCCTGGCTGCCGCCCGGATCGGCGTGCTGGGCCTGGCGTTCAAGGCCGGCACGAACGACCTGCGCGACTCGCCCGCCCTGTCGGTGACCTCGATGCTCGCCGCGCACGGGGCCGAGGTCACGGCCTACGACCCGGCGGTGCGCGAGGCGCTGCCCGGCATGACCGTGGTCGACGACCCGTACCAGGTGGCCAAGGACGCCGACGCGATCGTCGTGCTCACCGAGTGGGCCGAGTTCACCAAGCTGGACTGGGGTTACGTGGCGGACCTGATGCAGGGCGACGGGGTGGTGGACACACGGAACCTGCTGGAGCCGCGGACCATCACGGACGCCGGACTGTCCTATGTGGGCCTCGGCCGCCCCCGCCCGGCCCGCGTCGCCCTGCCGGGGTGA
- a CDS encoding TioE family transcriptional regulator, translated as MVTLKPADLAREHGISTQAVRNYERDGFLPRADRTPSGYRVYTEVHAAALRAFLALVRAHGHAIAGQIMKALNEGRLDHALTLVDRGHAQLLRDRETLDSVRKAVGHLTEAPSVAEGPARTIGELARRLRVTPATLRKWEEAGIISPTRDPATGYRLYQAADVRDAELAHLLRRGGYLLEHIAEVVRQIRTAGGTKALADALSAWQGKLTAQGVAMLEAATQLSAYLRAAEASG; from the coding sequence GTGGTCACCTTGAAACCGGCGGATCTCGCGCGCGAGCACGGCATCTCGACGCAGGCGGTGCGCAACTACGAGCGGGACGGCTTCCTCCCGCGGGCCGACCGCACGCCCAGCGGCTACCGGGTCTACACGGAGGTGCACGCCGCGGCGCTGCGGGCGTTCCTGGCGCTGGTGCGGGCGCACGGGCACGCGATCGCCGGGCAGATCATGAAGGCGCTCAACGAGGGCAGGCTCGACCACGCGCTGACGCTCGTCGACCGCGGGCACGCCCAGTTGCTGCGCGATCGGGAGACGCTGGACTCGGTGCGCAAGGCGGTCGGGCACCTGACCGAAGCCCCGTCCGTTGCGGAAGGGCCGGCGCGGACGATCGGCGAACTCGCGCGGAGGCTCCGCGTAACGCCGGCGACGCTGCGCAAGTGGGAGGAGGCGGGCATCATCTCGCCCACCAGGGATCCGGCCACCGGGTACCGCCTCTACCAGGCGGCCGACGTGCGCGACGCGGAACTCGCGCACCTCCTCCGGCGCGGCGGCTACCTGCTGGAACACATCGCGGAGGTGGTGCGGCAGATCCGGACGGCAGGCGGAACCAAGGCACTGGCCGACGCGCTGTCGGCGTGGCAGGGGAAGCTGACCGCGCAGGGGGTGGCGATGCTGGAGGCCGCCACGCAGCTGAGCGCCTACCTCCGGGCGGCCGAGGCTTCCGGCTGA